From a single Fuerstiella sp. genomic region:
- a CDS encoding terpene cyclase/mutase family protein, producing the protein MKQLVSGLAFLGFSPGLPLPAQESRSSIVESELRTAIACAIPLLEKASAGFVEQRDCFSCHSQAIPVFVLTKAQKMGFVVDRDNLQRQIDHTFAHLKRGLRKYSEGTGQGGKVVTAGYALWTLDAGGHEPDDITAAVSGFLLGYQEDSNHWQHTGRRPPSSGSPFMTSYVAMRGLDSFGTTEQQERITERRSALWEWLNNTNPKDTEDHVFRLRLLSSTQYASNRIDQAREELLALQRVDGGWAQLPDMESDAYATGTVVSALLSTNVQIRHGPAVRRAIKYLLNEQHDDGSWLVHTRAEGFQEYFESGFPHDKHQFISTSATSWATLALLDSLTGIDPDSNHRTAHTAIDDDRND; encoded by the coding sequence ATGAAACAACTTGTGTCTGGTCTTGCGTTTCTGGGATTCAGTCCGGGTTTACCTCTTCCTGCGCAGGAATCTCGGTCGAGTATCGTAGAATCAGAACTCCGCACCGCCATCGCATGTGCCATTCCGTTGCTGGAGAAAGCATCGGCGGGTTTCGTCGAACAGCGTGATTGCTTTAGCTGTCACAGTCAGGCCATCCCCGTATTTGTATTGACCAAAGCACAAAAAATGGGGTTTGTTGTCGACCGCGACAACCTTCAGCGACAGATTGACCACACGTTTGCACATCTGAAAAGAGGCCTTCGGAAATACAGCGAAGGAACAGGGCAGGGAGGCAAAGTGGTCACTGCAGGTTACGCACTGTGGACACTGGACGCAGGTGGCCACGAGCCGGACGATATCACAGCCGCTGTGTCCGGTTTTTTACTCGGCTACCAGGAAGACAGCAACCACTGGCAGCATACCGGCAGGAGACCACCGTCGTCCGGGAGTCCGTTCATGACCAGTTATGTAGCCATGCGTGGACTGGACTCATTCGGTACCACAGAACAGCAAGAACGGATTACTGAACGGCGTTCAGCACTGTGGGAGTGGCTGAACAATACGAATCCGAAAGACACAGAAGATCATGTGTTTCGCCTGCGTCTGCTGTCATCGACCCAATACGCATCAAACCGAATCGATCAGGCCAGGGAAGAATTACTTGCATTGCAGCGAGTGGATGGTGGGTGGGCTCAGTTGCCTGATATGGAATCCGATGCTTACGCGACTGGTACGGTTGTTTCAGCTTTGCTGTCGACCAACGTTCAAATCAGGCATGGCCCGGCTGTCCGCCGGGCCATCAAATACTTACTGAACGAACAGCATGATGACGGTTCCTGGTTAGTGCACACACGAGCTGAGGGCTTTCAGGAATATTTCGAAAGTGGATTTCCACATGATAAGCACCAGTTTATTTCAACCAGTGCGACCTCCTGGGCCACCTTGGCACTGCTCGATTCCCTCACCGGCATTGATCCGGATTCGAACCACAGAACAGCACACACAGCCATCGACGATGACCGGAACGACTGA
- a CDS encoding PQQ-like beta-propeller repeat protein, producing MDGRFQLLIKVTALALVTSQSTDAQEWTRFRGPNGTGISEAESIPTSWTEDDYNWKVDLPGIGHASPVLWGENIFIHTADVLTGTRPATAESESATRSVMCLHTSDGRTLWKKSFPSTLAKGYRVRAQNSLASSTPVVDDRHVYTAWSQGDATTLKVFTHGGELVWERELGPYLSGHGFCTSPIIFDNLVILQLHQRLPRDEDPVESTESCVLALDRTTGRTVWKTIRENSLSAAHAVPFLYNQDGSPIELVMSSRKYGITSYNPRTGAVNWSLESLDRRPIGSPIFASGLIFGTSGSGSGGDQNKVVAVRPGTSPEIVYEVKKHAPYVPTLIAKGDLVFLWYDKGGIVTCIDGPSGEIHWKERVGGDFFSSPIIIGDRIFCTDVQGTTVVLAASKNYRLLAKNRLRDDMHASPAVAGGRLYLRTFRHLISLGGRKKI from the coding sequence ATGGACGGACGTTTTCAATTACTGATCAAGGTGACCGCTTTAGCGTTGGTGACTTCACAATCGACCGATGCGCAGGAATGGACGCGTTTCCGAGGTCCCAATGGCACCGGAATTTCCGAGGCGGAGTCGATTCCTACCAGCTGGACAGAAGACGATTACAACTGGAAGGTTGATTTGCCGGGCATCGGTCATGCCTCACCGGTGTTGTGGGGAGAAAATATTTTCATTCACACGGCAGACGTTTTGACCGGAACGAGGCCGGCCACAGCAGAAAGTGAGTCAGCAACCCGCTCTGTGATGTGTTTGCACACATCCGATGGCAGGACATTGTGGAAAAAATCGTTTCCTTCAACATTAGCGAAAGGTTACCGCGTCCGAGCACAAAACAGTTTGGCATCTTCCACCCCGGTTGTGGATGACAGGCATGTGTATACCGCCTGGTCCCAGGGGGACGCCACTACTCTGAAGGTGTTCACGCACGGCGGGGAACTGGTCTGGGAACGGGAACTGGGACCCTACCTGAGCGGACACGGGTTCTGCACCTCACCAATTATATTCGATAATCTGGTTATTCTGCAGTTGCATCAGCGTCTGCCGCGGGATGAGGACCCCGTGGAGTCAACTGAGAGCTGCGTGCTGGCGCTTGACCGCACAACGGGCCGAACCGTATGGAAGACAATTCGGGAGAATTCACTCAGCGCGGCACATGCAGTGCCGTTTCTCTACAACCAGGACGGCAGCCCGATTGAGCTGGTGATGAGTTCCCGCAAGTACGGGATCACGTCTTACAACCCCCGGACCGGGGCCGTTAACTGGTCACTGGAGTCTTTGGACAGACGTCCGATCGGCTCACCGATTTTCGCATCAGGTCTGATTTTTGGCACCTCCGGATCAGGATCCGGAGGTGATCAGAATAAAGTCGTCGCCGTGCGCCCCGGGACGTCTCCCGAAATCGTTTACGAAGTAAAAAAACATGCGCCCTATGTTCCGACATTGATTGCTAAAGGCGACTTGGTCTTTCTGTGGTATGATAAGGGAGGAATTGTCACCTGTATTGACGGTCCCAGCGGAGAAATCCACTGGAAGGAACGGGTGGGAGGTGACTTTTTTTCGTCACCGATCATCATTGGCGATCGGATTTTCTGTACTGATGTTCAGGGTACCACTGTCGTACTGGCCGCCAGTAAGAACTATCGGCTTCTCGCGAAAAACAGATTGCGGGACGACATGCACGCGTCTCCGGCTGTCGCCGGCGGGCGTCTGTACCTGAGAACTTTTCGTCACCTGATTTCGCTGGGAGGCAGGAAGAAAATCTGA